The Hyphomicrobium sp. MC1 genome window below encodes:
- a CDS encoding ABC transporter permease: protein MINTRARSMAAISPSALVWVGFFFAPIAYLFIVSFWRVRLYKIVTDASFDNYALAAGEYRHAIIFTVLLAALVGVITTVFAFAMAYMIRFRAGRFGNVLLFIALTTLFGGYLVKIYAWKGLLGSDGIINQALLNVGLISEPIYWLLYSPVAVVVTLVHFLLPYALLPINAALRGVGDAPIEAARDLGARPGRILIDVILPQCDRGILTAFALSFFVSAGDYVTPQLVGGPETFMVGNFIQSQFINRMNAPVGAALAFATMLATLLAVGVFSLTYRRLLKACST, encoded by the coding sequence ATGATCAACACTCGCGCTCGCAGTATGGCCGCCATCTCACCGTCCGCCCTCGTATGGGTTGGATTCTTTTTTGCGCCGATCGCTTATCTCTTCATCGTGAGCTTTTGGCGCGTCCGTCTTTATAAAATCGTGACCGATGCGAGCTTCGATAATTACGCGCTCGCGGCGGGCGAATATCGCCATGCGATCATCTTCACGGTGCTTCTCGCCGCGCTTGTCGGTGTGATCACCACGGTGTTTGCCTTTGCAATGGCTTATATGATCCGATTTCGTGCGGGTCGCTTCGGGAATGTGCTGCTTTTTATTGCTCTGACGACGCTGTTCGGCGGCTATCTCGTCAAGATTTATGCATGGAAGGGATTGCTGGGTTCCGATGGCATCATCAACCAGGCCCTCTTGAACGTTGGGCTCATATCCGAACCTATTTACTGGCTGCTTTATAGTCCCGTCGCGGTCGTTGTAACGCTTGTCCATTTTTTGCTTCCCTATGCACTCCTTCCGATCAACGCCGCACTTCGCGGGGTTGGTGACGCACCCATCGAAGCCGCGCGCGATCTCGGTGCGCGGCCTGGAAGAATTTTGATCGACGTTATTCTGCCTCAGTGCGATCGCGGAATCCTGACTGCCTTTGCGCTGTCGTTCTTCGTCAGTGCCGGTGATTACGTCACACCACAGCTGGTGGGCGGCCCCGAAACCTTCATGGTCGGAAACTTCATTCAGAGCCAGTTTATAAACCGAATGAATGCGCCTGTCGGCGCTGCTCTCGCATTTGCCACGATGCTTGCGACCTTATTGGCGGTTGGAGTTTTCTCGTTGACCTATCGCCGCCTTCTGAAGGCATGCTCGACATGA
- a CDS encoding ABC transporter ATP-binding protein, translated as MSAASQEAPLLRLTGITKAFGVHIALHPLDLSVARGDFLALLGPSGCGKTTLLRIIGGFLRPDSGRVEIGGRDATALGPEQRHTNMVFQGYGLFPHMTVRENVAYGLKIAKYPAQQRDHNVGAMLEMMHISALSDRLPDALSGGQQQRVALARALVMKPSVLLLDEPLAALDLQLRKSMQTELRNLHREIGGTFICVTHDQSEAIALANRIAVMNAGRVVQEGTPEDIYRRPRSAFVAGFVGESNIFALERRSGICRLADNNLPSPGRDAQVTMMVRPNDIRLVEMRVENDVSLSGEIIDAVFMGDHAKLVVVAETGDTLVVHRSRTECEVGSIERGTRVLVSWSRDDCHILDEP; from the coding sequence ATGTCAGCCGCGAGCCAGGAAGCGCCTCTGCTCCGGCTAACGGGAATCACAAAGGCCTTCGGTGTCCATATCGCGCTTCATCCGCTCGATCTCTCCGTTGCACGGGGTGATTTCCTGGCGCTTCTCGGTCCTTCTGGTTGCGGCAAGACTACTCTTCTTCGCATCATCGGCGGCTTTCTTCGTCCCGACAGCGGAAGAGTTGAGATTGGTGGTCGGGATGCGACCGCCCTTGGTCCAGAGCAAAGACACACCAACATGGTGTTTCAAGGGTACGGACTATTTCCGCACATGACGGTCCGCGAGAATGTGGCGTACGGACTAAAGATCGCGAAATACCCGGCTCAGCAGCGCGATCATAATGTCGGAGCGATGCTCGAGATGATGCATATCTCAGCTCTTTCCGATCGTCTCCCGGATGCTCTCTCCGGCGGACAGCAACAGCGCGTTGCGCTGGCGCGCGCCCTCGTCATGAAGCCGAGCGTGCTTCTGTTAGACGAGCCTCTGGCAGCGCTTGATCTACAGCTGCGAAAATCGATGCAAACCGAATTGCGCAACCTTCATCGCGAAATTGGCGGAACCTTCATCTGCGTGACGCACGACCAGAGCGAGGCGATCGCGCTTGCTAATCGCATCGCTGTGATGAATGCTGGCCGGGTCGTGCAGGAAGGAACGCCAGAGGATATTTATCGACGCCCGCGGAGTGCCTTCGTTGCGGGATTCGTGGGCGAGAGCAATATTTTCGCCTTGGAGCGCCGATCCGGAATTTGCCGGCTAGCGGACAATAATCTTCCGTCTCCGGGTCGTGACGCTCAGGTGACGATGATGGTCAGGCCCAATGATATACGTTTGGTCGAAATGCGCGTGGAGAACGATGTCTCGCTATCCGGAGAGATTATAGATGCGGTCTTCATGGGCGATCACGCCAAGCTCGTTGTTGTTGCGGAGACTGGCGATACGCTAGTCGTTCATAGATCCCGCACCGAGTGCGAAGTCGGTTCGATAGAACGCGGGACGCGCGTGCTCGTGTCCTGGTCGCGAGACGACTGCCATATTCTGGATGAGCCATGA
- a CDS encoding PotD/PotF family extracellular solute-binding protein has translation MKSDSARPEGVTRVLQYVSLNRRQILKGAAALSVMGATGMPSRGAAAGTSLNYLGWEGYDSFLTAGDFGKSDGLTLQKTFISSADEVVAKLRLGASQLDICTPYFIHDGFLADQGLLEPLDLAKVPNFSKINATILRYCEPNMKFKDHWYAVPMTYGSICMLYNADLAATPTSWKDMLKPEYKGKCAITADYVGNIFAWARVAGVEQPNRMTKAELTKTTELLIDLKRNHLRTIAPSYGDLTQLLSSKEVVISQGWEPVPTWVGAAANIKIAYPKEKCMGFIEGYAIGKGAPHAEEAYRFINNALSQQGQLAGATANSMPVVTDEAMKAADAANKAIYDYDHLDDYLINKTMVVPMYPLESKGDLAIWDDYQEAWEKVLKS, from the coding sequence ATGAAATCGGATAGTGCAAGGCCTGAGGGTGTAACGCGCGTTCTGCAGTATGTTTCTCTCAATCGCCGCCAGATATTAAAGGGTGCGGCTGCTCTCAGCGTCATGGGAGCGACAGGCATGCCAAGCCGGGGTGCGGCCGCCGGTACATCGCTCAACTATCTGGGTTGGGAGGGATACGACTCGTTTCTCACCGCTGGAGATTTTGGCAAGTCCGACGGCTTGACGCTGCAAAAGACTTTTATATCTAGCGCTGACGAGGTTGTCGCGAAGCTGCGTCTCGGCGCAAGTCAATTGGATATCTGCACACCCTACTTCATCCACGATGGTTTTCTCGCTGATCAAGGACTGCTCGAGCCGCTCGACCTCGCGAAAGTGCCGAATTTTTCCAAGATCAACGCCACGATCCTGCGTTACTGCGAGCCGAATATGAAGTTCAAGGATCATTGGTATGCAGTTCCGATGACCTACGGATCGATCTGCATGCTCTACAATGCGGATCTCGCCGCGACCCCGACGTCGTGGAAGGACATGCTCAAGCCAGAGTACAAAGGCAAATGCGCGATCACGGCCGATTACGTTGGCAACATCTTCGCTTGGGCGCGGGTCGCAGGCGTCGAGCAACCGAACCGGATGACGAAGGCGGAACTTACAAAAACCACCGAACTTCTAATCGACCTGAAGCGCAATCATTTACGCACGATCGCGCCAAGCTATGGTGACCTAACTCAGCTCCTGTCGAGCAAAGAAGTTGTGATAAGTCAGGGGTGGGAGCCGGTTCCCACATGGGTCGGCGCAGCCGCAAATATCAAGATTGCCTATCCCAAAGAAAAGTGCATGGGCTTCATCGAAGGTTATGCCATTGGCAAAGGCGCGCCTCACGCCGAAGAGGCATATCGCTTCATCAACAACGCGTTAAGTCAGCAGGGGCAGCTCGCTGGCGCCACGGCGAACTCGATGCCGGTCGTCACGGATGAAGCGATGAAGGCCGCGGACGCAGCCAACAAGGCCATTTACGATTACGATCATCTTGACGACTATCTCATCAACAAGACGATGGTCGTTCCGATGTATCCGCTCGAGAGCAAAGGCGACTTGGCAATCTGGGATGATTATCAGGAAGCATGGGAGAAGGTCCTCAAGAGTTGA
- a CDS encoding dimethylarginine dimethylaminohydrolase family protein, which translates to MNGTLTKEKEDNAAEDTQPKWGISAQTGVLTDVLLGKPDYFEWTKLNAISDVAQENQERMGYSFDKQKAMRQHREMVDVYEANGIRCHFVEADEGLKASVFTRDSSFMTPWGAVVASIQTPPRRRDYAVVSEFYRNAGIPIWKWVTAGHFEGGDFVILKPGVALLGYSGSRSTKEGAVQVAGWMKDKGWEAFIVPIPHQFVHMDAVVVMLEKGVALICEDALPPYALDFIKEKHGIRSIIVNYADCVQLGGNLVSLGNKRVLSMAHNLNVNARLREEGFEVFAVDYDMFALGGGGVHCSCHELRRLPD; encoded by the coding sequence TTGAACGGGACGCTGACGAAAGAAAAAGAGGACAACGCCGCCGAAGACACCCAACCTAAGTGGGGGATCTCGGCTCAAACCGGAGTTCTCACTGACGTTCTGCTCGGAAAGCCCGACTATTTCGAATGGACCAAGCTCAACGCCATTTCCGATGTCGCGCAGGAAAATCAGGAGCGCATGGGCTACAGCTTCGACAAACAGAAGGCGATGCGTCAGCACCGCGAGATGGTCGACGTCTACGAAGCAAACGGCATTCGCTGTCACTTCGTCGAAGCGGACGAAGGTCTGAAAGCTAGTGTGTTCACGCGCGATTCAAGTTTCATGACGCCATGGGGCGCCGTTGTCGCCAGCATCCAGACGCCGCCACGTCGCCGCGACTATGCGGTGGTCTCAGAATTCTATCGCAATGCAGGGATTCCGATTTGGAAATGGGTAACCGCCGGACATTTCGAAGGCGGAGACTTTGTCATCTTGAAGCCCGGAGTGGCGCTCCTTGGTTATTCCGGCAGCCGTTCCACGAAGGAAGGGGCCGTGCAAGTCGCCGGCTGGATGAAAGATAAAGGATGGGAAGCCTTCATTGTCCCGATCCCACATCAGTTCGTCCACATGGACGCCGTTGTGGTGATGCTCGAAAAGGGCGTCGCCCTCATCTGCGAAGATGCTCTGCCGCCGTATGCGCTCGACTTCATCAAGGAAAAGCACGGGATTCGGTCGATTATAGTCAACTATGCTGATTGCGTCCAACTTGGAGGCAACCTCGTCAGCCTGGGAAACAAGCGCGTGCTATCGATGGCGCACAACCTCAATGTCAACGCTCGGCTCAGGGAGGAAGGCTTTGAGGTATTCGCCGTTGACTACGACATGTTCGCGCTCGGAGGCGGAGGAGTCCATTGCTCGTGTCACGAACTCCGAAGGCTGCCGGACTGA
- a CDS encoding LysR substrate-binding domain-containing protein translates to MPLHAFRAFEAAAEFKSLTLAADELGVTHAAISHHIRGLEEQLGMRLFDRSTRPMKLTDAGDRLLEAVQTGFDRISGAIAELKGHQFEGNLVIVSVPGLGANWLAELLGEFILMFPRVKIRMMTNPWHQPNSIEDADIAITYGSAEQAGRRVTLLGQSRFFPVCSPRLSIAHQKNVRPKDLLEYTIIHEHNTDTWTRWFINSGIVPSNLMRGIYFDGAHLTLQAARAGAGIAMGDVPTVGGDLRDGRLVRLTDQSVPMSHPYYVTTPPMERLKPAAKAFEVFIVERFKKFEIGDA, encoded by the coding sequence TTGCCGCTTCACGCGTTCCGGGCATTTGAGGCCGCAGCGGAATTCAAGAGCCTCACGTTAGCAGCGGACGAGCTTGGCGTGACGCATGCTGCGATCAGCCATCATATAAGGGGGCTCGAAGAGCAGCTCGGTATGCGCCTCTTCGACCGAAGCACACGTCCGATGAAGTTAACCGATGCGGGCGACCGTCTTCTCGAAGCCGTCCAGACAGGCTTCGATCGAATTTCTGGAGCAATAGCAGAACTCAAAGGCCATCAGTTCGAGGGAAACCTCGTTATCGTTAGCGTCCCCGGACTGGGCGCGAATTGGCTCGCCGAGCTTCTCGGTGAGTTCATTCTGATGTTCCCGCGAGTGAAGATCAGGATGATGACGAACCCTTGGCACCAGCCGAATTCCATCGAAGATGCGGACATCGCCATTACCTACGGAAGCGCAGAGCAAGCGGGCAGACGCGTAACCCTTTTAGGACAGTCCAGGTTCTTTCCCGTTTGCAGCCCGAGACTTTCCATCGCACACCAAAAGAATGTCCGCCCCAAGGACTTGTTGGAATACACGATCATCCATGAACACAATACCGATACGTGGACCCGGTGGTTCATCAATTCCGGAATCGTGCCGTCCAATCTCATGCGAGGTATCTATTTCGACGGCGCACACTTGACGCTTCAAGCAGCGCGCGCAGGAGCGGGCATCGCCATGGGCGATGTCCCGACAGTTGGAGGTGACCTCAGAGACGGCAGGCTGGTTCGGCTGACGGATCAATCAGTTCCGATGTCCCATCCTTACTATGTTACAACACCGCCCATGGAGCGCCTCAAGCCGGCCGCGAAGGCGTTTGAGGTATTTATCGTCGAACGTTTCAAGAAGTTTGAAATTGGCGATGCATGA
- a CDS encoding LuxR C-terminal-related transcriptional regulator — MHEKHEIRGYPQNSPREGTDLSASAFGLTPAEARVVHALVDEPDAKKIAERFDVSLVTIRNQIARMLQKTGTTKQSELIKLVLSNDLPIL, encoded by the coding sequence ATGCATGAAAAACATGAAATTCGAGGATACCCTCAGAATTCACCCCGAGAGGGCACCGACCTGAGCGCGAGCGCTTTTGGGCTGACACCGGCGGAAGCGCGGGTTGTGCACGCTTTGGTCGATGAACCGGATGCCAAGAAGATCGCCGAGCGTTTCGACGTGAGCCTTGTCACCATTCGCAATCAAATTGCGCGCATGTTGCAGAAGACCGGAACCACAAAGCAAAGCGAGCTCATCAAGCTTGTCCTCAGCAACGACCTGCCCATTCTCTGA
- a CDS encoding tyrosine-type recombinase/integrase yields the protein MEKQKTKARGQMRPFSKADVAVIRSKLSAKGSTRDLALFEMAISTMLRASDLVHMTVADVTDISGAVVASFSTQQRKTRRAVPVHLSEAARSALSRHIAAHGLPASAYLFQRHDRAAGRSGAAITPTTFRTLVKYFADLAGYTDHSTFSGHSTRRTKASILYRETKDIEGVRTLLGHASLAHTAAYLGVGTDEALALAAKIEI from the coding sequence ATGGAAAAACAGAAAACGAAAGCTCGCGGTCAGATGCGGCCATTTTCAAAAGCCGATGTTGCCGTCATTCGCAGCAAACTCTCGGCAAAAGGCTCGACCCGCGACCTCGCCCTCTTCGAAATGGCAATTTCAACGATGCTGCGGGCGTCCGACCTCGTTCACATGACCGTCGCCGACGTCACCGATATCTCCGGTGCTGTTGTGGCATCGTTCTCGACGCAGCAGCGCAAGACACGTCGGGCTGTCCCGGTCCATCTGTCGGAGGCTGCGCGATCCGCGTTGAGCCGTCATATCGCGGCGCACGGGTTGCCGGCGTCTGCCTACCTGTTTCAGCGCCACGACCGCGCGGCGGGACGCAGCGGTGCAGCGATCACACCGACGACGTTTCGCACGCTCGTCAAGTACTTCGCCGACCTCGCCGGCTACACCGACCACTCGACGTTCTCAGGTCACAGCACGCGTCGCACCAAAGCGTCCATTCTTTATCGTGAGACCAAAGATATCGAAGGCGTGCGCACGCTGCTCGGCCACGCGAGCTTGGCCCATACCGCAGCCTACCTCGGTGTTGGCACGGACGAAGCGCTAGCGCTCGCTGCGAAGATCGAGATCTAG
- a CDS encoding glutathione S-transferase N-terminal domain-containing protein: MTISFMASGANAAFRVRVALVLKNLPFEEIDVDILSGRQFDPAYTEVNKEHVVPTLVHDGHRILQSLAILEYLDEIEPEPRLI; the protein is encoded by the coding sequence ATGACTATCAGCTTTATGGCTTCTGGCGCGAATGCGGCGTTTCGCGTTCGGGTCGCGCTAGTGCTCAAGAATCTCCCTTTCGAGGAGATCGACGTTGATATTCTTTCCGGTCGTCAGTTCGATCCTGCTTACACCGAAGTGAATAAAGAGCATGTCGTTCCTACTCTCGTTCACGATGGCCATCGCATTTTGCAGTCGCTGGCTATTCTCGAGTATCTCGACGAGATCGAGCCCGAACCTAGGCTGATATAA
- a CDS encoding HPP family protein: MTPNGCLQLLTDWKTNVAAVLFVTAMAAVGEYAGLKLLLFPELGALAYGTIARPNHPWASDLSRLIATPTVTGAIGMLIMRYLGWGPLQVLLVVMVSLGVVAAMRSRVFPALSAGVLPLVLGISDWIYPVCILASCAALAGVALVMRFAGVTRSDELSRRRVNDWWRPDRLLIYLCLMAFVATVAYALCQPLLLFPPLAVLAFESIVRSEACPWIGRPFALIGLFAFCSASGYAVFYVFGVSALAAALSMIVALISMTIVDLYAPPAIAVAILPYASMQAGWLYPVEVGLSVAALAAVFSLLEWRKLARHGRKTLQVWK, encoded by the coding sequence ATGACGCCGAATGGTTGTCTGCAGCTGCTGACCGATTGGAAAACAAACGTCGCCGCAGTGCTTTTCGTTACAGCGATGGCAGCCGTAGGTGAATATGCAGGCCTTAAGCTTCTTCTCTTTCCTGAACTTGGCGCGCTGGCTTATGGCACGATAGCGCGCCCCAATCACCCTTGGGCGAGCGATCTTTCTCGGCTCATCGCGACGCCGACGGTGACCGGCGCGATCGGCATGCTGATAATGCGCTATCTTGGGTGGGGACCACTTCAGGTTTTGCTTGTCGTTATGGTCTCGCTGGGCGTGGTAGCGGCGATGCGATCGCGAGTTTTTCCTGCTTTGTCCGCGGGTGTCTTGCCACTCGTTCTTGGAATCTCCGATTGGATTTATCCGGTATGCATCTTAGCTTCATGTGCTGCCCTTGCAGGCGTGGCTCTCGTTATGCGTTTTGCAGGCGTAACGCGGTCCGACGAACTCAGCCGCAGGCGCGTTAATGATTGGTGGCGTCCAGACCGCCTCCTTATCTATCTTTGCCTTATGGCATTTGTCGCGACCGTCGCTTATGCGCTATGCCAGCCGCTTTTGCTGTTTCCGCCCCTCGCGGTCCTTGCTTTTGAGTCCATCGTGCGATCCGAGGCTTGCCCTTGGATCGGGAGGCCGTTCGCGCTTATCGGCCTTTTTGCTTTTTGCTCTGCATCCGGCTATGCGGTTTTCTACGTCTTTGGCGTATCGGCGCTTGCGGCGGCGCTGTCGATGATTGTCGCGCTTATCTCAATGACGATAGTCGATCTTTATGCTCCTCCGGCCATTGCAGTTGCCATTCTGCCATACGCCTCTATGCAGGCCGGATGGCTTTATCCCGTCGAGGTTGGATTAAGCGTGGCGGCACTCGCGGCAGTGTTTTCGTTGCTCGAGTGGCGCAAATTAGCGCGCCACGGAAGAAAGACGCTGCAGGTCTGGAAATAG
- a CDS encoding chloride channel protein — protein MSIFMTRRRKRRAFILSRRFQRRVTFVAGGLIVGLTAAGLAIAADYAQATFHSFSDKWHWAPLLMTPLGFAAIVYFTTRFFPNTQGSGIPQAIAARTMTRFEYRSRLVGFRVALGKVLFTLLGLFVGASTGREGPTVQVGASIMFMVGKFTPQRQSDLILAGSAAGVAAAFNTPLAGVVFAIEEMSRSFEARASGLIIGAVIVAGMTAQMLLGDYTYFGQTSEVAPTAILWMAVPICAVVGGFTGAGFSRILMAFPDVLPSRIAALVAKRPVVVAGICGACVAICSSAVDGGVYGTGYEQARAALSNPSNVPWEYAPLKLLATALSAISGVPGGIFSPSLSVGAGIGAIITHLFHTTATGSIVLLGMVAYFTGVVRAPITAFVIVSEMSGNPRMLVALMATAIIADACARIVNREGVYHALSKRFVNPVAA, from the coding sequence ATGTCCATTTTTATGACACGGCGCCGCAAGAGGCGTGCTTTCATTTTATCGCGACGCTTTCAGCGGCGAGTAACGTTCGTTGCTGGCGGCCTGATCGTTGGTTTAACGGCAGCCGGCCTAGCAATTGCTGCCGATTACGCTCAAGCAACGTTTCATAGTTTTTCCGACAAGTGGCATTGGGCTCCGCTTCTGATGACGCCTCTAGGCTTTGCCGCTATCGTCTATTTCACAACCCGCTTTTTCCCAAATACCCAGGGGTCCGGAATTCCCCAGGCGATCGCTGCGCGAACGATGACGCGTTTCGAATATCGGTCAAGGCTCGTCGGCTTTCGCGTCGCACTAGGAAAAGTCCTGTTCACCTTGCTTGGACTTTTTGTTGGAGCCTCGACTGGACGAGAGGGCCCAACGGTGCAGGTCGGCGCATCGATTATGTTCATGGTCGGCAAATTCACACCTCAGCGTCAGTCCGATCTTATTCTCGCCGGGTCTGCTGCCGGCGTTGCGGCTGCGTTCAATACGCCGCTGGCTGGCGTCGTATTTGCAATCGAAGAGATGAGTCGAAGTTTCGAGGCACGTGCGAGCGGCCTCATCATCGGCGCGGTGATTGTCGCTGGCATGACCGCGCAAATGTTACTTGGCGACTATACATACTTCGGGCAGACGAGCGAAGTCGCGCCTACAGCGATCCTTTGGATGGCTGTTCCGATTTGCGCCGTCGTAGGAGGTTTTACCGGGGCGGGCTTTAGTCGTATTTTGATGGCTTTCCCCGACGTTCTGCCGTCCCGCATTGCAGCCCTGGTGGCAAAGCGTCCAGTGGTTGTCGCGGGGATTTGCGGCGCATGTGTTGCGATATGCAGCTCAGCAGTCGACGGAGGCGTCTACGGTACGGGCTATGAACAAGCACGTGCAGCGCTGTCAAACCCGAGCAATGTGCCATGGGAATACGCCCCCCTGAAGCTGCTAGCGACCGCGCTATCGGCTATTAGCGGCGTCCCGGGCGGCATCTTTTCGCCGTCCCTTTCGGTGGGGGCGGGAATAGGCGCGATCATTACCCATTTGTTCCACACGACTGCGACGGGTTCGATCGTTCTCTTGGGTATGGTTGCCTACTTTACAGGAGTCGTAAGGGCGCCAATTACGGCATTCGTTATCGTCTCGGAAATGTCCGGAAACCCTAGAATGTTGGTGGCGCTTATGGCGACTGCAATCATCGCGGATGCATGCGCGCGGATAGTCAATCGCGAAGGAGTCTATCACGCACTGTCTAAGCGCTTCGTGAATCCGGTAGCTGCTTAA
- the folD gene encoding bifunctional methylenetetrahydrofolate dehydrogenase/methenyltetrahydrofolate cyclohydrolase FolD, whose product MTAKIIDGKNVAQAVRLDCKRRVESLEKRYGRAPGLAVVMVGDNPASTVYVRNKIRACHDVGIRSERIMFPATVGEDEVVRTIAGLCANPVVDGILVQLPLPKSFSIERVLGAIDAEKDVDGFHLYNVGGLVVGNTVFPPCTPYGVMKLLEHEGIEVAGKNAVVVGASNIVGKPMALMLMQREATVSICHARTTDLAQYTILADVLVVAAGHPNLILGPMVKSGAVVIDVGINRLANGKLVGDCDFEGVSKRASFLTPVPGGVGPMTVTMLLVNTVNSAERALSRAASSMVSASV is encoded by the coding sequence ATGACTGCAAAGATCATTGACGGTAAGAACGTTGCTCAGGCGGTCCGCCTCGATTGCAAGAGGCGGGTTGAATCTCTGGAGAAGCGTTATGGGCGGGCGCCGGGCCTCGCAGTAGTTATGGTCGGGGACAATCCGGCGTCGACCGTCTATGTCCGCAACAAGATAAGAGCTTGTCATGACGTCGGCATTCGCTCCGAGCGGATCATGTTTCCCGCAACAGTAGGCGAGGACGAGGTTGTTCGAACGATTGCAGGCCTGTGTGCCAATCCTGTCGTTGACGGAATTCTTGTTCAACTTCCGCTGCCGAAAAGCTTCAGCATAGAGCGCGTGCTAGGCGCCATCGACGCGGAAAAAGATGTCGACGGCTTCCATCTCTACAACGTAGGTGGTCTCGTTGTCGGCAATACCGTCTTCCCTCCGTGCACGCCTTACGGTGTGATGAAGCTACTTGAACATGAAGGTATCGAGGTTGCGGGCAAGAACGCTGTTGTCGTGGGGGCGAGCAATATTGTCGGCAAACCGATGGCTCTCATGCTGATGCAACGCGAGGCCACCGTTTCGATCTGTCATGCGCGGACGACAGATCTGGCGCAGTACACAATTCTTGCGGACGTTCTCGTCGTCGCCGCTGGGCATCCAAACCTCATTCTAGGACCGATGGTGAAGAGTGGAGCTGTCGTCATTGATGTCGGCATTAACCGCCTGGCGAACGGTAAACTTGTTGGCGATTGCGATTTTGAAGGAGTGAGCAAGAGGGCTTCGTTCCTGACTCCGGTTCCCGGAGGTGTGGGTCCGATGACCGTCACCATGCTTCTCGTCAACACAGTCAATTCCGCAGAGCGAGCGCTTTCGCGCGCAGCGTCTTCGATGGTGAGCGCATCGGTCTAA
- the purU gene encoding formyltetrahydrofolate deformylase: protein MTNKRYILKFSCPHSNAIAPFIANFFSSQDLKTYESHQYQDGDTGRFFMRVLFGSSGRQIDLDRLREDFARGIIGLDMTWSIRDSEQPARVLILVSLFDHCLSDILYRWRIGELPMTITAIVSNHPVDAYAKADFNNIPFHHLPITKETKAEQEKKLIEIIDSTQTDLVVLARYMQVFSTDLSAKLSGRAINIHHSFLPGFKGAKPYHQAHSYGVKVMGATAHYVTADLDEGPIIEQDVERISHLDSPDSLIRKGRDIERRVLARAIRYHLDDRVFLNGRKTVVFPD from the coding sequence ATGACGAACAAACGCTATATCCTGAAATTTTCCTGTCCGCACAGCAACGCTATTGCCCCGTTCATCGCAAACTTCTTCTCCAGCCAAGATCTAAAAACCTACGAATCGCATCAATACCAGGATGGTGACACCGGCAGGTTTTTCATGCGGGTGCTTTTTGGATCATCCGGAAGACAGATCGATCTCGACAGGCTTCGAGAAGACTTTGCCAGAGGGATTATCGGGCTGGATATGACGTGGTCTATCCGAGACAGCGAGCAGCCTGCACGCGTTCTTATTCTCGTCTCGCTGTTCGATCACTGCCTGTCCGATATACTTTATCGCTGGCGTATCGGCGAACTTCCGATGACTATCACTGCCATCGTATCGAACCACCCGGTTGATGCCTACGCGAAGGCCGATTTTAACAACATACCGTTTCATCATCTCCCGATAACGAAAGAGACGAAGGCCGAACAAGAGAAAAAGCTGATCGAAATTATAGACAGCACCCAAACAGATTTGGTTGTCCTCGCGCGCTATATGCAGGTTTTTTCTACTGATCTTTCCGCCAAGCTGTCGGGGCGCGCAATCAACATCCATCACTCATTCTTGCCGGGATTTAAAGGCGCTAAGCCATATCACCAGGCCCACTCTTATGGTGTCAAGGTAATGGGTGCGACGGCGCACTACGTGACTGCCGATCTCGATGAGGGGCCGATTATCGAACAAGACGTTGAACGAATTTCGCATCTGGATTCGCCCGATAGCCTTATCCGCAAAGGCCGGGACATCGAACGGCGCGTCCTGGCGCGAGCAATTCGTTACCACCTTGACGATCGCGTATTTCTCAATGGTCGCAAGACTGTTGTTTTCCCGGATTGA